The Carnobacterium divergens genome includes a window with the following:
- the icd gene encoding NADP-dependent isocitrate dehydrogenase — MELGMKIRFENQLLVVPDKPIIPFIEGDGIGAEIWRVAVNVFNEAVFQAYDGQREVQWLEVLAGEKAFLATGEWLPTETIEVLKEHLIAIKGPLTTPIGEGIRSINVSLRQTLDLYVCYRPVRYFKGAPSPLKHPEKTNMILFRENTEDIYAGIEFEAGSPAVKELISILKEQFHVTQIRFPETSAIGIKPVSIEGSQRLIRAAITYALTHQRTSVTFVHKGNIMKFTEGGFKKWGYDLAEEEFQEQVFTWRSYDEIKKSKGIEAATKAYQMALDEKKLIIKDRIADIFLQEIVINPEEYDVIATLNLNGDYISDALAAQVGGIGIAPGGNYNLQTGHGIFEATHGTAPEYKGLNKMNPSSVLLSGALLFEYLGWQEAAKLIEIGIEKMIEKKQVTFDFHRLMIGSQEVSCSAFANGVIQEIKKAVQ; from the coding sequence ATGGAGTTAGGAATGAAAATTCGTTTTGAAAACCAGCTATTAGTGGTACCAGATAAACCAATTATTCCTTTTATAGAAGGAGATGGAATTGGTGCTGAAATTTGGCGAGTAGCGGTAAACGTATTTAACGAGGCTGTTTTTCAAGCGTATGATGGGCAACGTGAAGTCCAATGGCTTGAAGTGCTGGCAGGTGAAAAAGCCTTTCTTGCAACGGGGGAATGGTTGCCAACAGAAACGATAGAGGTTTTAAAAGAACATTTAATTGCAATTAAAGGCCCTTTGACGACACCGATAGGAGAAGGAATTCGGTCCATTAATGTCTCGTTACGACAAACATTAGACTTGTATGTTTGCTATCGACCAGTTCGTTATTTTAAAGGGGCTCCTTCGCCACTAAAACATCCTGAAAAAACAAATATGATACTATTTAGAGAAAATACAGAAGATATTTATGCAGGCATTGAATTTGAAGCAGGAAGTCCAGCTGTTAAAGAATTGATTTCGATTTTAAAAGAGCAATTTCACGTGACTCAAATTCGGTTTCCTGAAACGTCTGCCATTGGCATTAAACCTGTTTCGATTGAAGGCTCACAACGTCTGATCAGAGCGGCAATCACCTATGCTTTAACACATCAAAGAACCTCAGTTACATTCGTTCATAAAGGAAATATTATGAAATTTACCGAGGGAGGATTTAAAAAATGGGGATATGATCTTGCTGAAGAGGAGTTTCAAGAACAAGTCTTCACGTGGCGTAGCTATGATGAAATAAAAAAATCAAAAGGAATTGAGGCAGCAACTAAAGCATATCAAATGGCGCTTGATGAAAAAAAATTAATAATCAAAGATCGAATAGCGGATATCTTTTTACAAGAAATAGTAATTAATCCTGAAGAGTATGATGTCATCGCAACCCTTAATTTAAATGGAGATTATATTTCAGATGCTTTAGCAGCACAAGTTGGAGGGATTGGGATTGCTCCTGGAGGGAATTATAATTTGCAAACGGGACACGGCATTTTTGAAGCCACCCATGGAACGGCGCCTGAATATAAAGGGCTAAATAAAATGAATCCGTCATCTGTTTTATTATCAGGCGCGTTGCTTTTTGAGTACCTAGGTTGGCAGGAAGCAGCAAAATTAATTGAAATAGGGATTGAAAAGATGATTGAAAAAAAACAAGTGACCTTTGATTTTCATCGTTTAATGATAGGAAGCCAAGAAGTGAGTTGTTCAGCATTTGCTAATGGAGTGATTCAAGAAATAAAAAAGGCTGTTCAATAA
- a CDS encoding citrate/2-methylcitrate synthase, which produces MEIHKGLAGVVVSETKISSIVNNQLLYAGYNIDELILKKVSFEEVIYLLWHLKMPDLTEYNDFIYELGDRMALSDTIITCLKIQCHQKLHPMSVLRSTISLLGVFDEHAEAIDKRAYYEQSLSLQAKIPTIVAAFSRLRVGLDPISPRKDLSIAANFLYMLTGEEADSVEVAAMNQALILHADHELNASTFASRVCASTLSDVYSCITAAIGTLKGPIHGGANEQVFEMLLEMDRQDCAVSTYLDEKLDRKEKIMGFGHRIYKTEDPRKKHLKKLAKELTDKTKQEKWYLKSCEVEHYLKEKKGLIPNVDFYSATVYHSLGINHDLFTLLFSMSRIAGWLGHINEQKNENCLIRPQSSYVGLQNQTYQEMKESTIKEGY; this is translated from the coding sequence ATGGAAATTCATAAGGGGTTGGCAGGCGTTGTTGTAAGTGAAACAAAAATCAGTTCGATTGTGAATAATCAATTGTTATACGCAGGTTACAATATTGATGAATTAATTTTAAAAAAGGTTTCATTTGAGGAAGTTATTTATTTATTATGGCATTTAAAAATGCCTGACTTAACTGAATACAACGACTTTATTTATGAATTAGGCGATCGGATGGCACTATCTGATACGATTATTACCTGTTTAAAAATTCAGTGTCACCAAAAGCTGCATCCCATGAGTGTGCTAAGAAGTACGATTTCATTATTGGGCGTTTTTGATGAACACGCTGAGGCGATTGACAAACGTGCTTACTATGAACAAAGCTTATCGTTGCAAGCAAAAATACCAACAATCGTAGCGGCTTTTTCGAGACTGCGGGTTGGGCTAGATCCAATTTCTCCACGTAAAGACCTTTCTATTGCGGCGAATTTTTTATATATGTTAACAGGAGAAGAAGCGGATTCAGTCGAGGTAGCTGCTATGAATCAAGCGCTGATTCTTCATGCAGATCATGAGTTAAATGCGTCTACTTTCGCTAGTCGCGTGTGTGCGTCAACCTTATCAGATGTGTATTCGTGTATCACAGCAGCAATTGGAACTTTAAAAGGCCCAATTCACGGTGGGGCTAATGAGCAGGTTTTTGAAATGCTCCTGGAAATGGATCGTCAAGATTGTGCGGTTTCAACCTATTTAGATGAAAAACTTGATCGTAAAGAAAAAATTATGGGGTTCGGTCATCGAATATACAAGACAGAAGACCCGCGTAAAAAACATTTAAAGAAATTAGCAAAAGAATTGACGGATAAAACAAAGCAAGAAAAATGGTATCTAAAATCTTGTGAGGTAGAGCATTATTTAAAAGAAAAAAAAGGTTTGATTCCGAATGTCGATTTTTATTCGGCAACGGTGTACCATTCTTTAGGAATCAATCATGATTTGTTTACTTTACTTTTTTCAATGAGCCGAATAGCGGGTTGGTTAGGGCATATCAACGAGCAGAAAAACGAGAACTGCTTAATTCGGCCACAGTCTAGTTATGTCGGTTTACAAAATCAAACCTATCAAGAAATGAAAGAATCAACGATAAAGGAGGGATATTGA
- the acnA gene encoding aconitate hydratase AcnA has protein sequence MNTTKNCFQLEGVTYHYYSLKALEEEAEINVHRLPYTIRILIEALLRQEGRTGVTADQLYRLTQWASDKKNKGEVPFFPARVLLQDFTGVPALVDLASIRQTVADFGGDPTSINPQIPVDLVIDHSVQVDAFGSHNAMLTNMRMEFYRNQERYEFLRWAEKAFDNYRVVPPATGIVHQVNLEYLATVVRTQPLDENNALIYPDTLVGTDSHTTMINALGVLGWGVGGIEAEASMLGEPSYFPIPEVIGVRLINDLANGATGTDLALKVTQLLRKENVVGKFVEFFGKGLKNLSLADRGTVANMAPEYGATCGYFPVDDETIRYLKLTGRTKQQVALVDCYFKENQLYYQENQIEPAYTHVIELDLSLIEANVAGPKRPQDLIPLSHIKESFQKSLRLKEGSQGFGLTEDDLKKNAQITIDGEQVVMKTGSLAIAAITSCTNTSNPFVMLSAGLVAKKAVEAGLQVPKFVKTSLAPGSKVVTAYLEKAGLMPYLEALGFHLVGYGCTTCIGNSGTLLPVVGEGIEKEKLVVSAVLSGNRNFEGRIHPLVKANYLAAPPLVVLFALASTVEIDFSAEPIGYRENGQAVYLKDLWPTRKEVETLINKYVTPAIFQTEYQDIFTNNLEWNQIETSENPLYQWGDSTYIAEPPYFNDLPLKLENPTQLTHLAVLGKFGDSVTTDHISPAGSIAPDSPAGRYLLEKGVAVTDFNSYGARRGHHEVMLRGTLANIRIRNQLVPSIEGGVTIYWPTGEQLSIYEAAMRYQAAKQNLIILAGKDYGMGSSRDWAAKGVQLLGVKVILAESFERIHRANLVMMGVLPLQFRLGENADSLGLTGSERYEVALSDEPKIGEEVLVTATNEAGEIIQFKAIVRFDSPMDLTYYQNGGILPMVVRKKLASKEGT, from the coding sequence ATGAACACAACTAAAAACTGTTTTCAATTAGAGGGAGTCACTTATCATTATTATTCACTGAAAGCACTAGAAGAAGAGGCAGAAATTAACGTACACAGATTGCCATATACCATTCGGATTTTAATAGAGGCTCTTTTAAGACAAGAAGGAAGAACGGGAGTTACGGCTGACCAGTTGTATCGCTTAACACAGTGGGCTAGTGATAAAAAAAATAAAGGTGAGGTGCCTTTTTTTCCAGCAAGAGTCTTGCTGCAAGATTTTACTGGTGTACCAGCGCTTGTTGATTTGGCCTCAATTCGTCAAACGGTTGCAGATTTTGGTGGGGATCCAACAAGCATTAACCCTCAAATACCTGTAGACTTAGTGATTGATCACTCCGTGCAGGTGGATGCGTTTGGTAGTCACAACGCCATGCTAACGAATATGCGAATGGAATTTTACCGCAATCAGGAACGGTATGAATTTTTAAGGTGGGCAGAAAAAGCATTTGACAATTATCGTGTTGTCCCTCCTGCAACTGGAATTGTTCATCAAGTCAATTTAGAATATCTGGCAACGGTTGTAAGGACTCAGCCGCTGGATGAAAACAATGCGCTAATTTATCCAGACACATTGGTGGGGACGGATTCTCATACAACGATGATTAATGCCCTTGGGGTGCTGGGTTGGGGCGTTGGCGGAATTGAAGCAGAAGCGAGTATGTTAGGGGAGCCTTCTTATTTTCCAATTCCCGAAGTCATTGGCGTTCGACTTATTAACGATCTAGCTAATGGGGCAACTGGAACAGATTTAGCTTTAAAAGTAACGCAATTGTTGCGAAAAGAAAATGTGGTTGGAAAATTTGTTGAATTTTTTGGAAAAGGCTTAAAAAACCTTAGTTTAGCTGATCGAGGCACAGTCGCTAATATGGCGCCAGAATATGGAGCAACCTGTGGCTATTTTCCAGTAGATGATGAAACCATTCGTTATTTGAAATTAACAGGGCGAACAAAACAGCAGGTGGCATTAGTGGATTGTTACTTTAAAGAAAATCAATTGTATTACCAAGAGAATCAAATAGAACCAGCCTATACACATGTAATTGAATTAGATTTGAGTTTAATTGAGGCCAACGTAGCAGGACCAAAAAGACCTCAAGATTTGATTCCTCTTTCGCATATAAAAGAGTCTTTTCAAAAATCATTAAGATTAAAAGAAGGCAGTCAAGGGTTTGGGTTAACAGAGGATGATCTTAAAAAGAATGCGCAGATTACAATTGATGGGGAACAAGTGGTGATGAAAACAGGTAGTTTAGCGATTGCTGCAATTACAAGTTGTACAAATACATCGAACCCATTTGTCATGCTTAGTGCAGGTCTAGTTGCCAAAAAAGCAGTTGAAGCCGGTCTTCAAGTTCCTAAATTCGTCAAAACATCCTTGGCGCCAGGTTCAAAAGTAGTCACAGCCTATTTAGAAAAGGCGGGTCTAATGCCTTACCTTGAAGCGTTAGGTTTTCATTTAGTTGGGTACGGTTGCACGACTTGTATTGGGAATTCAGGGACGCTATTGCCAGTTGTTGGTGAAGGAATCGAAAAAGAAAAATTAGTCGTTTCGGCTGTATTGAGTGGCAATCGGAATTTTGAAGGTCGTATTCATCCATTGGTAAAAGCCAACTATTTAGCAGCACCCCCTTTAGTGGTTCTTTTTGCCTTAGCTAGTACGGTTGAAATTGATTTTTCAGCAGAACCTATTGGCTACCGAGAAAACGGGCAAGCGGTGTATTTAAAAGATTTATGGCCAACTCGAAAAGAAGTAGAAACCCTTATTAATAAGTATGTCACTCCCGCTATTTTTCAAACTGAATACCAAGATATTTTTACCAATAATTTGGAATGGAATCAGATTGAAACCTCGGAAAATCCTCTGTATCAATGGGGGGACTCAACTTATATTGCAGAGCCACCTTACTTTAATGATCTACCGTTAAAACTAGAAAATCCGACTCAGTTAACCCATTTAGCAGTCTTAGGGAAATTTGGAGATTCTGTTACAACCGACCATATCTCACCTGCTGGAAGTATTGCGCCAGATTCACCAGCCGGTCGCTATTTGCTTGAAAAAGGAGTGGCTGTAACAGATTTTAATTCTTATGGAGCAAGAAGAGGCCATCATGAAGTCATGTTACGAGGGACTTTAGCGAATATTCGAATTCGAAATCAGCTTGTACCATCGATTGAAGGTGGCGTCACGATTTATTGGCCTACTGGGGAGCAATTGTCTATTTACGAGGCAGCAATGCGGTATCAAGCAGCAAAGCAAAACTTAATTATTTTAGCAGGAAAAGATTATGGGATGGGTTCGTCAAGAGACTGGGCAGCAAAAGGTGTTCAGTTGTTGGGCGTGAAAGTCATATTAGCGGAGAGTTTTGAGCGGATTCATCGCGCTAATTTAGTGATGATGGGTGTTCTTCCTTTGCAATTTAGGTTGGGGGAAAATGCAGATTCACTAGGGTTAACGGGGAGTGAACGCTACGAGGTTGCGTTGAGTGATGAGCCAAAGATTGGAGAAGAAGTTTTAGTAACAGCTACGAATGAAGCTGGAGAAATAATTCAATTTAAAGCTATTGTTCGTTTTGATTCACCCATGGATCTTACCTACTATCAAAATGGCGGGATTTTGCCTATGGTTGTACGGAAGAAACTTGCTTCAAAAGAGGGAACGTAG
- a CDS encoding inositol monophosphatase family protein, protein MDFQKRHALIKEWMREAASMILASFQEELTVEVKTHRNDLVTNMDKAIELFLIKKIQQSFPSERIMGEEGFGNQFQDLKGTIWILDPIDGTLNFVKQKRNFAIMLAVYHDGIGQMGYIYDVIEKELYWGMKDQGAFCNEEKLPVVEDVSLKEGLVAINSGMFATNRYHTTEMGLASSGVRMVGSAGIETVHVASGRLAAYLSYSLCPWDIAAGKVIAEEVGLVYKKLNGEAVDLLNNNGIIVATPKAYQEILTEYLLKK, encoded by the coding sequence ATGGATTTTCAAAAACGACATGCTTTAATCAAAGAATGGATGAGAGAAGCCGCTTCGATGATTTTAGCGTCATTTCAAGAGGAACTAACGGTGGAAGTAAAAACCCATCGTAATGATTTAGTGACAAATATGGACAAAGCAATTGAACTGTTTTTAATCAAGAAAATTCAGCAATCTTTTCCATCTGAAAGAATTATGGGTGAAGAAGGTTTTGGCAATCAATTTCAAGATTTAAAAGGAACTATTTGGATACTAGATCCGATAGATGGAACGCTAAATTTTGTGAAACAAAAACGAAATTTTGCGATTATGCTAGCCGTTTACCATGATGGAATAGGCCAAATGGGTTATATTTATGATGTAATCGAAAAGGAACTTTATTGGGGAATGAAGGACCAGGGGGCTTTTTGCAACGAAGAAAAATTACCTGTGGTAGAAGATGTTTCCTTAAAAGAAGGATTGGTTGCGATTAACAGTGGAATGTTTGCTACAAATCGCTACCATACAACAGAAATGGGCTTAGCTAGTTCTGGTGTAAGAATGGTTGGGTCTGCTGGGATTGAAACAGTTCATGTAGCCAGTGGGCGATTAGCCGCCTATCTTTCTTATTCACTTTGTCCGTGGGATATCGCAGCAGGAAAAGTCATTGCAGAAGAGGTTGGGTTAGTCTACAAAAAGTTAAATGGAGAAGCCGTTGATTTATTGAATAACAACGGCATTATTGTAGCAACGCCAAAAGCATATCAAGAAATTTTAACCGAATACTTATTAAAAAAATAG
- a CDS encoding UPF0223 family protein, with the protein MEKSYSYPIDLEWSRAEMVQVIDLWRAVELAYETGINREEFLTKYQAFKQVIPATGEEKKWSREFQQLSSYSLYAVVQEAKKSTKKNIRL; encoded by the coding sequence ATGGAAAAAAGTTACAGTTACCCCATTGATTTAGAGTGGTCTAGAGCCGAAATGGTGCAAGTAATTGACCTTTGGCGAGCAGTGGAATTGGCATATGAAACAGGCATTAACCGAGAAGAGTTTTTAACTAAATACCAAGCATTTAAACAAGTGATTCCAGCAACAGGTGAAGAAAAAAAATGGAGTCGTGAATTTCAGCAATTATCCTCTTATTCCTTGTATGCAGTCGTTCAAGAGGCGAAAAAAAGTACAAAAAAAAATATACGTTTATAA
- a CDS encoding lactate/malate family dehydrogenase: MGRGHLSKVMVAGNNRTAYDFTFLSMLRMKIKELVLLDVPELDMAIFKDLTYTEAIFPHTTLKIGNEKEFHDTDLLIITACEERKEDETDKEYLKRNIKLVRKIINQAMANSFDGMVIIATEPTDIFTYLIWKFSGLPKERIFGLGTYFDTIYFQNMLSKFFKISVHDVKGYIVGGSQKNQKIAIWSRSYVGGTPVLGLTVNSENAFNQEAMFKMEEMILKRYDDNMLCQTGYTNAATLAKLVQLISNNEEAIVPLVHLVDMDDYKAIPLSLPILLGENGISASYELGFSDDERQEILGVAKQIREQLDIIEQGK, from the coding sequence ATGGGTAGAGGTCATCTAAGTAAAGTAATGGTAGCCGGTAACAATCGAACCGCGTATGATTTTACTTTTTTAAGTATGTTACGCATGAAAATCAAGGAGTTGGTTTTATTAGATGTACCTGAGCTGGATATGGCGATTTTTAAGGATTTAACTTATACAGAAGCCATTTTTCCACATACTACTTTAAAGATTGGCAATGAAAAAGAATTTCACGATACCGATTTATTAATTATTACAGCGTGCGAAGAGCGCAAAGAAGATGAAACGGATAAAGAATATCTCAAGCGTAACATTAAACTAGTTCGAAAAATCATTAATCAAGCCATGGCAAACAGTTTTGATGGCATGGTGATTATTGCAACGGAACCAACGGATATTTTCACCTATTTGATTTGGAAGTTTTCAGGATTGCCAAAAGAGCGCATATTTGGATTGGGTACTTATTTTGATACAATTTATTTCCAAAATATGTTGAGTAAATTTTTTAAAATTTCAGTTCATGATGTAAAAGGGTATATTGTTGGGGGCAGTCAAAAAAACCAGAAAATAGCGATTTGGAGTCGCTCTTACGTTGGTGGAACGCCTGTCTTAGGTTTAACAGTTAATTCCGAAAATGCGTTCAATCAAGAAGCAATGTTTAAAATGGAAGAAATGATATTAAAACGTTATGACGACAATATGCTTTGCCAAACAGGGTACACAAACGCTGCGACATTGGCAAAATTAGTTCAACTAATCAGCAACAATGAAGAAGCAATCGTTCCATTAGTTCATCTAGTAGATATGGACGATTACAAAGCCATTCCGCTATCTTTACCGATTTTACTAGGTGAGAACGGGATTAGTGCTTCTTATGAACTTGGATTTTCAGATGATGAACGCCAAGAGATTTTAGGTGTTGCAAAACAAATTAGAGAACAATTAGACATTATTGAACAAGGGAAATAA
- the lpdA gene encoding dihydrolipoyl dehydrogenase, whose protein sequence is MVVGDFAIELDTVVIGSGPGGYVAAIRAAQLGQKVAIVEKENIGGVCLNVGCIPSKALISAGHHYQDAMHSEVFGVTAENVVLDFAKTQEWKNNKVVKSLTSGVEMLLKKHKVEILRGEAFFVDEHDLRVMTETSAQSYTFNNAIVATGSRPIEIKGFKFGKRIIDSTGGLALQEVPKKLVVIGGGYIGSELAGAYANLGAEVTILEGSPSILPNFEKDMVKFVTDNFKKKNVTIETGAMAKEAIETADGVTVKYEVNGAEKSIDADYVMVTVGRRPNTDELGLEQAGVEVGERGLITVDAQGRTNKPNIYAIGDIVPGLALAHKASYEAKIAAEAISGKKVAVDYKAMPAVCFTDPELASVGLTQAEAKAEGMDVKASKFPLQANGRALSLDATEGFVRLVTTKEDNVLVGAQVAGVGASDIIAELGLAIESGMNAEDIALTVHAHPSLAETVMDAAELALGMPIHI, encoded by the coding sequence ATGGTAGTAGGAGATTTCGCAATCGAATTAGATACAGTTGTTATTGGTTCAGGCCCTGGAGGATATGTTGCCGCTATTCGTGCAGCTCAACTAGGCCAAAAAGTAGCAATCGTTGAAAAAGAAAATATCGGTGGAGTTTGTTTAAACGTTGGATGTATTCCTTCAAAAGCACTAATCAGTGCTGGACATCACTACCAAGACGCTATGCACTCAGAAGTATTTGGTGTAACAGCTGAAAATGTGGTTTTAGATTTTGCTAAAACTCAAGAATGGAAAAACAATAAAGTTGTCAAATCACTAACTAGTGGTGTTGAAATGTTATTGAAAAAACACAAAGTTGAAATTTTACGTGGTGAAGCTTTCTTCGTTGATGAGCATGACCTACGCGTAATGACTGAAACAAGTGCACAAAGCTATACATTCAACAACGCAATTGTAGCAACTGGTAGCCGTCCGATTGAAATCAAAGGATTTAAATTTGGCAAACGTATCATTGATTCAACTGGTGGTTTAGCACTTCAAGAAGTGCCTAAAAAATTAGTGGTTATCGGTGGCGGATATATCGGAAGCGAATTAGCTGGAGCTTACGCAAACTTAGGCGCTGAAGTAACCATTTTAGAAGGTTCTCCTTCTATCTTGCCTAACTTTGAAAAAGATATGGTTAAATTTGTAACAGATAACTTCAAAAAGAAAAACGTTACAATTGAAACAGGTGCAATGGCTAAAGAAGCAATTGAAACTGCAGATGGCGTAACCGTTAAATATGAAGTAAATGGTGCTGAAAAATCAATTGATGCCGACTATGTGATGGTAACAGTTGGTCGTCGTCCAAATACAGATGAATTAGGTTTAGAACAAGCGGGTGTTGAAGTTGGCGAACGTGGATTAATCACAGTTGACGCACAAGGCCGTACAAATAAACCAAATATTTATGCAATTGGCGATATCGTTCCTGGTCTTGCATTAGCACACAAAGCAAGCTATGAAGCTAAAATTGCTGCAGAAGCTATTTCTGGTAAAAAAGTAGCAGTTGATTATAAAGCAATGCCTGCAGTATGTTTCACGGATCCTGAATTAGCATCTGTTGGTCTTACTCAAGCAGAAGCAAAAGCTGAAGGAATGGATGTTAAAGCATCTAAATTCCCTCTACAAGCAAATGGACGTGCTTTATCTCTGGATGCTACTGAAGGTTTTGTACGTTTAGTAACGACTAAAGAAGATAACGTTCTTGTTGGTGCACAAGTTGCCGGCGTTGGCGCAAGTGATATTATTGCTGAATTAGGTTTAGCAATTGAATCAGGTATGAATGCTGAAGACATCGCTCTTACAGTTCATGCTCATCCTTCATTAGCTGAAACAGTTATGGATGCTGCTGAATTAGCATTAGGTATGCCAATCCACATTTAA
- a CDS encoding dihydrolipoyllysine-residue acetyltransferase has product MAFKFKLPDIGEGIHEGEIVKWFVKPGDTINEDDTLLEVQNDKSVEEIPSPVTGTVKSILVEEGTVAVVGDVLVEIDAPGHEEDEAAAPAPAKESAPAPTAAPAASGASALFQFKLPDIGEGIAEGEIVKWFVAPGDTINEDDTLLEVQNDKSVEEIPSPVTGTVKNILVSEGTVANVGDVLVEIDAPDFVDHSAPATEQTPASPAVTPTSETTATPAATGAGSVVATSDPSKRILAMPSVRQLAREKGIDISLVSATGKGGRITKEDILNFTTGGATAAPAAKEEAAASTTTASAPASKPAAPAQPFTSTMGEMETREKMSPTRKAIAKAMVNSKATAPHVTLFDEVDATKLMAHRKRFKDIAADKGVKLTFLPYVVKALVSVLRKYPALNASIDDATQEIVYKHYVNVGIATDTDHGLFVPNIKNADAKSIFSIAGEITTHAKAAAEGKLAAADMRGGSCTISNIGSIGGGWFTPVINYPEVAILGVGKIAKKAVVNADDEIVVAPVMQLSLSFDHRIIDGATAQKAMNDMKALLADPELLLMEG; this is encoded by the coding sequence ATGGCTTTTAAATTTAAATTACCAGATATCGGTGAAGGAATCCATGAAGGTGAAATCGTTAAATGGTTTGTAAAACCAGGCGATACAATCAATGAAGATGATACTTTACTAGAAGTACAAAATGACAAATCAGTTGAAGAAATTCCATCTCCAGTAACAGGTACTGTGAAAAGTATCTTAGTTGAAGAAGGAACAGTTGCCGTAGTTGGTGATGTTTTAGTTGAAATCGACGCTCCAGGGCATGAAGAAGACGAAGCAGCAGCTCCTGCTCCTGCTAAAGAATCAGCTCCAGCTCCAACAGCTGCACCTGCAGCAAGTGGTGCTTCAGCTTTATTCCAATTCAAATTACCAGATATTGGGGAAGGAATTGCAGAAGGCGAAATCGTTAAATGGTTTGTAGCTCCAGGCGATACAATCAATGAAGACGATACGTTATTAGAAGTACAAAATGACAAATCAGTTGAAGAAATTCCATCTCCAGTAACAGGTACTGTTAAAAACATTCTTGTTTCAGAAGGAACAGTTGCCAATGTTGGTGATGTTTTAGTTGAAATTGATGCACCAGACTTCGTTGATCACAGTGCACCTGCAACTGAACAAACTCCAGCAAGCCCAGCAGTAACTCCAACAAGTGAAACTACAGCAACACCTGCTGCTACTGGCGCAGGTTCAGTCGTTGCAACAAGTGATCCATCAAAACGCATTTTAGCAATGCCTTCAGTACGTCAATTAGCACGTGAAAAAGGAATTGATATCAGTTTAGTATCAGCAACTGGTAAAGGCGGACGTATCACAAAAGAAGATATCTTAAACTTTACAACGGGTGGCGCAACAGCAGCACCTGCAGCTAAAGAAGAAGCAGCAGCTTCAACAACAACTGCATCAGCTCCAGCTTCTAAACCAGCTGCACCAGCACAACCATTTACTTCAACAATGGGCGAAATGGAAACAAGAGAAAAAATGTCTCCAACTCGTAAAGCAATTGCTAAAGCAATGGTTAACAGTAAAGCAACAGCACCACACGTTACGCTATTCGATGAAGTAGATGCTACTAAATTAATGGCTCACAGAAAACGTTTCAAAGATATCGCAGCAGATAAAGGCGTTAAATTAACATTCTTACCATATGTTGTAAAAGCATTGGTATCTGTTTTACGCAAATATCCAGCATTAAATGCTTCAATTGATGATGCGACTCAAGAAATTGTTTACAAACACTATGTAAACGTTGGAATCGCAACAGATACAGATCACGGTCTATTTGTTCCTAACATTAAAAATGCAGATGCGAAAAGTATTTTCTCAATTGCAGGTGAAATTACAACTCATGCAAAAGCAGCAGCTGAAGGTAAATTAGCAGCAGCAGATATGCGTGGCGGATCTTGCACAATTAGCAACATTGGTTCAATCGGTGGCGGCTGGTTCACTCCAGTTATCAACTACCCAGAAGTTGCTATTTTAGGTGTTGGTAAAATCGCTAAAAAAGCAGTTGTAAATGCTGATGATGAAATTGTTGTAGCACCAGTTATGCAATTATCATTAAGCTTTGATCACCGTATCATTGATGGAGCGACTGCTCAAAAAGCAATGAACGATATGAAAGCATTACTAGCAGATCCAGAATTATTATTAATGGAAGGATGA